One Novosphingobium sp. EMRT-2 DNA segment encodes these proteins:
- a CDS encoding cob(I)yrinic acid a,c-diamide adenosyltransferase translates to MVKLNKIYTRTGDDGTTGLVDGSRRAKHDPRMIAIGEVDEANSAIGLAAVAAPEATARDLHRIQNDLFDLGADLATPGEDFTPSEMVLRIVPAQVAWLEQAIDVLNESLPPLTSFILPGGSEAAARVHLARAIARRAERAGVALAAEEPVNPAALAYLNRLSDYLFVLARALNAGADPLWVPGANRP, encoded by the coding sequence ATGGTGAAACTCAACAAGATCTACACCCGCACGGGCGATGACGGCACCACGGGGCTGGTCGATGGGTCGCGCCGCGCCAAGCACGATCCGCGCATGATCGCGATCGGCGAAGTGGACGAGGCGAACAGCGCCATCGGCCTTGCCGCCGTGGCCGCGCCGGAGGCAACCGCGCGCGACCTGCATCGCATCCAGAACGACCTGTTCGATCTGGGCGCCGATCTGGCGACTCCGGGCGAGGATTTCACCCCGTCCGAGATGGTGCTGCGCATCGTTCCGGCGCAGGTGGCGTGGCTGGAACAGGCGATCGACGTGCTGAACGAGAGCCTGCCGCCGCTGACCAGCTTCATTCTGCCCGGCGGAAGCGAAGCGGCGGCACGGGTCCATCTGGCGCGCGCGATCGCGCGGCGCGCGGAGCGGGCTGGGGTGGCGCTGGCGGCGGAAGAGCCGGTCAACCCGGCCGCGCTGGCCTATCTCAACCGCCTGTCGGACTATCTGTTCGTGCTGGCCCGCGCGCTCAACGCCGGTGCCGATCCGCTGTGGGTGCCGGGCGCGAACCGCCCCTAG
- a CDS encoding 3-hydroxyacyl-CoA dehydrogenase family protein — protein MQKVAVIGAGQMGSGITQVVAQAGIPVLLSDVDLALAEKAKDRIAKALARLVEKEKITAAAADAAVALITPVADYAPMADAELIIEAATEREEIKRRIFESAGKVLAANAIMASNTSSIPITRMAAASPDPARFVGLHFFNPVPVMQLIEVIPGLATSADTVTRMRAFAETLGKQVVQSEDEAGFVVNRILVPMLNEAAFVLGAGTASVADIDKGCRLGLNHPMGPLQLADFIGLDTCLEICRVLFHSTGDPKYRPAPLLVKYVEAGWLGRKTGRGFYDYAGAEPVPTR, from the coding sequence ATGCAGAAAGTCGCGGTGATCGGTGCGGGGCAGATGGGCTCCGGCATTACCCAGGTGGTCGCGCAGGCCGGCATTCCGGTGCTGTTGTCGGACGTGGACCTCGCGCTCGCCGAAAAGGCGAAGGACCGTATCGCCAAGGCGCTGGCCCGGCTGGTGGAAAAGGAAAAGATCACCGCCGCCGCCGCGGACGCCGCCGTCGCCCTGATCACGCCGGTGGCGGATTATGCCCCCATGGCCGATGCGGAACTGATCATCGAGGCCGCGACCGAGCGCGAGGAGATCAAGCGCCGTATTTTCGAAAGCGCCGGCAAGGTGCTCGCCGCGAACGCCATCATGGCGAGCAACACCAGCTCGATCCCGATCACGCGCATGGCCGCCGCGTCGCCTGATCCGGCGCGCTTCGTTGGTCTGCACTTCTTCAACCCGGTGCCGGTCATGCAGTTGATCGAGGTGATTCCGGGGCTGGCGACGTCCGCCGATACGGTGACGCGGATGCGCGCCTTCGCCGAAACGCTGGGCAAGCAGGTGGTGCAGTCGGAGGACGAGGCGGGCTTCGTCGTCAACCGCATCCTGGTGCCGATGCTGAACGAGGCGGCGTTTGTGCTGGGCGCGGGCACGGCTTCGGTCGCGGATATCGACAAGGGCTGCCGGCTGGGGCTGAATCACCCGATGGGGCCTTTGCAGCTGGCGGATTTCATCGGCCTCGATACCTGCCTGGAAATCTGCCGCGTGCTGTTCCATTCGACCGGCGACCCCAAGTACCGCCCCGCCCCGCTGCTGGTGAAATACGTCGAGGCCGGCTGGCTCGGCCGCAAGACCGGACGCGGGTTCTACGACTATGCGGGCGCGGAACCCGTGCCGACTCGCTGA
- a CDS encoding DMT family protein, translating into MQTILLLSLSNLFMTTAWYWHLRGGPQVAEARPVVMVIAISWGLALVEYSLAVPANRIGYAHGWSAGQLKVVQEAIALVVFGLFMVFVLGEPLHWRHFAAFACLMGAVGFLFVGK; encoded by the coding sequence ATGCAGACGATCCTGCTGCTCTCGCTGTCCAACCTGTTCATGACGACGGCGTGGTACTGGCACCTGCGCGGCGGCCCGCAAGTGGCCGAGGCGCGGCCGGTGGTGATGGTCATCGCGATTTCGTGGGGGCTGGCGCTGGTTGAATATTCGCTGGCCGTGCCGGCCAACCGCATCGGCTATGCCCATGGCTGGAGCGCGGGGCAGCTCAAGGTGGTGCAGGAAGCGATCGCGCTGGTGGTGTTCGGCCTGTTCATGGTGTTCGTGCTGGGCGAACCGTTGCACTGGCGCCACTTCGCGGCCTTCGCCTGCCTGATGGGGGCGGTGGGCTTCCTGTTCGTCGGGAAGTAG
- a CDS encoding TetR/AcrR family transcriptional regulator — protein MASASGNADDQRERLVTLARAIIEERGGSGLTMHELAARAGISPAVLGRYFDGKDALMEAVAEFWFRPKVAIMEEVLASDLPPRRKMYEFFARRFVAMRKGYDADPTAFRMYVEIGEEHFEQVRSYVDLADHYLGVIIGEAMGEGFFAGLGVDETISLVNQMVAPYCSIPTMIMLMERLSEEKLARIVDAVFDGLSAQDRGAKGLTGLRAA, from the coding sequence ATGGCCAGTGCCTCAGGAAACGCCGACGACCAGCGCGAACGCCTTGTCACCCTTGCCCGCGCCATCATCGAGGAGCGCGGCGGATCGGGGCTGACCATGCACGAATTGGCCGCGCGCGCCGGCATATCCCCCGCCGTGCTGGGCCGCTACTTCGATGGCAAGGACGCGCTGATGGAGGCGGTGGCCGAATTCTGGTTCCGCCCCAAGGTCGCCATCATGGAAGAAGTGCTTGCCAGCGATCTTCCGCCCCGACGCAAGATGTACGAATTCTTCGCGCGGCGCTTCGTGGCGATGCGCAAGGGGTATGATGCCGATCCCACCGCCTTCCGCATGTATGTGGAGATCGGCGAGGAACACTTCGAGCAAGTACGCAGCTATGTCGATCTGGCCGATCACTATCTGGGCGTCATCATCGGAGAGGCGATGGGCGAAGGCTTTTTCGCCGGGCTGGGCGTTGACGAAACCATCAGCCTGGTGAACCAGATGGTCGCGCCCTATTGCTCGATCCCCACCATGATCATGCTGATGGAACGACTGAGCGAGGAGAAGCTGGCGCGGATCGTCGATGCGGTGTTCGATGGCCTTTCCGCGCAGGACCGCGGCGCCAAAGGGCTGACCGGGCTGCGCGCCGCCTGA
- a CDS encoding bifunctional UDP-sugar hydrolase/5'-nucleotidase has translation MTYVLRGAVALTVSVLLSACAGPIASTGPGAGSPAVTEAGPVEVGIIAFNDFHGSLEPPRQSVLAPDGKGGTMQVPAGGAAWFASALESVRSKYPNHLTVSAGDMISASQLASSLYLDEPTIGVMNRIGVDFNAVGNHEFDRGTLELRRMQDGGCEKFTAKQPCQLEPFTGATFRYLAASTKDASGNTLFPATGIKSFGEGSRKVTIGVIGLTLKGTVDLVSPQGVRGYTFADEADTINAAVPQLKAQGADAIVVLIHEGGKTKGTPDPNGCNDLVGDIKPILDRLDTRVDLVVSGHTHWEYVCDYGKINPAKPILLTSAGVYGKEVTDITLEIDPARHQVVSKKAHNVIVQSIPYTSATGLRENTTLYPQFQPRADILEYVKRYVDASKAFTTRPIGKLSGPATRGDGAESAFGGTLGNLIADAQLAATRSAGAQIAFMNPFGLRASIVPGADGTVTFGDLYQTQPFGNEVVTETMTGAEIKATLEQGFDTNGPEQVLSPSAGFSFRFDRSRPIGDRIVAMTFNGKPLDLKARYRVTVNGFLALGGDTFSGFVGKPDQVTGPTDMEALESWVKAVPLRTVPAEVRAAPVGR, from the coding sequence ATGACGTATGTTCTGCGCGGTGCGGTCGCACTGACCGTTTCCGTATTGCTTTCCGCCTGTGCCGGTCCGATCGCTTCGACCGGTCCGGGCGCGGGCAGCCCCGCCGTGACCGAAGCCGGCCCGGTCGAAGTGGGCATCATCGCGTTCAACGATTTCCACGGCAGCCTCGAACCGCCGCGCCAGTCCGTGCTGGCGCCAGACGGCAAGGGCGGAACGATGCAGGTTCCCGCCGGCGGCGCGGCGTGGTTCGCGTCGGCGCTCGAGTCCGTCCGCTCGAAGTATCCCAACCACCTGACCGTTTCGGCCGGCGACATGATCTCGGCCTCGCAGCTTGCCTCCTCGCTCTATCTCGACGAGCCGACGATCGGCGTGATGAACCGTATCGGCGTCGATTTCAACGCGGTGGGCAACCACGAATTCGATCGTGGCACTCTCGAACTGCGGCGGATGCAGGACGGGGGCTGCGAGAAGTTCACGGCCAAGCAGCCGTGCCAGCTCGAACCGTTCACCGGCGCCACGTTCCGGTATCTGGCGGCCAGCACCAAGGATGCGAGCGGCAACACGCTGTTTCCCGCCACGGGCATCAAGAGCTTCGGCGAAGGCAGCCGCAAGGTGACCATCGGCGTGATCGGCCTGACGCTGAAGGGCACGGTCGATCTGGTCAGCCCGCAAGGCGTGCGGGGTTATACCTTCGCCGACGAGGCGGACACGATCAACGCGGCGGTTCCGCAGCTCAAGGCGCAGGGGGCGGACGCCATCGTCGTGCTGATCCACGAAGGCGGCAAGACCAAGGGGACGCCCGATCCCAATGGCTGCAACGATCTGGTGGGCGATATCAAGCCGATCCTCGACCGGCTGGACACCCGCGTCGACCTCGTCGTTTCGGGGCACACCCATTGGGAATACGTGTGCGATTACGGCAAGATCAACCCGGCCAAACCGATCCTGCTCACCAGCGCCGGCGTCTATGGCAAGGAAGTGACCGACATTACGCTGGAGATCGACCCCGCGCGGCATCAGGTGGTGTCGAAGAAGGCGCACAACGTCATCGTGCAGTCGATCCCCTATACCTCGGCCACCGGCTTGCGTGAGAACACCACGCTCTATCCGCAGTTCCAGCCGCGGGCCGACATTCTCGAATACGTGAAGCGCTACGTCGATGCGTCCAAGGCCTTCACCACGCGCCCGATCGGCAAGCTCTCCGGCCCGGCGACGCGCGGCGACGGCGCCGAAAGCGCGTTCGGTGGCACGCTGGGCAACCTGATCGCCGACGCCCAGCTCGCCGCCACGCGATCCGCCGGTGCGCAGATCGCCTTCATGAACCCGTTCGGCCTGCGCGCGTCGATCGTGCCGGGGGCCGACGGCACGGTCACGTTCGGCGATCTCTACCAGACGCAGCCGTTCGGCAACGAGGTGGTTACCGAGACGATGACCGGCGCGGAGATCAAGGCGACGCTGGAACAGGGCTTCGACACCAACGGGCCGGAGCAGGTGCTCTCGCCCTCGGCCGGGTTCAGCTTCCGCTTCGACCGCAGCCGGCCGATCGGCGATCGCATCGTGGCGATGACGTTCAACGGCAAGCCGCTGGACCTGAAGGCCCGCTATCGCGTTACCGTGAACGGCTTCCTGGCGCTGGGTGGAGACACCTTCTCGGGCTTCGTCGGCAAGCCCGACCAGGTCACCGGTCCCACGGACATGGAAGCGTTGGAAAGCTGGGTGAAAGCGGTGCCCTTGCGCACGGTGCCGGCGGAAGTCCGCGCGGCGCCGGTCGGGCGCTGA
- a CDS encoding lysophospholipid acyltransferase family protein — translation MPDNRVRDRRPGRLSRIVRRVLLWFYRRQGWKAVGAPPASRRCVIIAAPHTSNWDFVYFLGLVDALGIRAHFMGKRSLFRWPLGGFMRDMGGVAIDRSSRNNMVQAMIDEFAARDEFMLTIAPEGTRGAVRQWRTGFYHIALGAGVPLVCGLMDYGTKTGGLGPEIWPTGDYRADMEKVAAFYRSVTPRHPAKGLTDFGNLDD, via the coding sequence ATGCCAGACAACAGGGTGCGGGACCGGCGGCCGGGCCGCCTTTCGCGGATCGTGCGGCGCGTGCTGCTGTGGTTCTATCGCCGTCAGGGCTGGAAGGCGGTGGGCGCGCCGCCCGCCAGCCGGCGTTGCGTGATCATAGCCGCGCCGCACACGTCGAACTGGGATTTTGTCTATTTTCTGGGCCTTGTCGACGCGCTGGGCATCCGGGCGCATTTCATGGGCAAACGCAGCCTGTTTCGCTGGCCGCTGGGCGGCTTCATGCGCGACATGGGCGGCGTGGCCATCGACCGGTCATCCCGCAACAACATGGTCCAGGCGATGATCGACGAATTCGCCGCGCGCGACGAATTCATGCTGACGATCGCCCCCGAAGGCACGCGCGGCGCGGTGCGGCAATGGCGCACGGGCTTCTATCACATCGCGCTGGGCGCGGGCGTTCCGCTGGTGTGCGGGCTGATGGACTATGGCACCAAGACCGGCGGGCTGGGTCCGGAGATCTGGCCCACCGGCGATTACCGCGCCGACATGGAGAAGGTGGCGGCCTTTTACCGCAGCGTCACGCCGCGCCACCCCGCAAAGGGACTGACCGACTTCGGCAACCTGGACGACTGA
- a CDS encoding MarR family winged helix-turn-helix transcriptional regulator: MRSTRRDGPLLDDNEHGYYRHGVQNNIAFLSTDVGRLFRKRFDVVSRDLGVTGPQWRVLAALKRTPGINQGALAQWLEVEAITAGRMIDRLEKAGLVERRPDPADRRAWRLFLTDAAAPLLDDLALFAQGVFAEALTGFSQDEQDMLVRLLERVRANLAEDSAPAARVSHG, from the coding sequence ATGCGGTCGACGCGCAGGGACGGTCCGCTGCTTGACGATAATGAGCATGGCTATTATCGGCATGGCGTGCAAAACAACATCGCCTTCCTCTCCACCGATGTCGGGCGTCTCTTCCGCAAGCGTTTCGACGTCGTCAGCCGCGATCTGGGCGTAACGGGGCCGCAATGGCGCGTGCTCGCCGCGCTGAAGCGCACGCCCGGAATCAACCAGGGCGCCCTCGCGCAGTGGCTTGAGGTGGAGGCGATCACGGCCGGACGGATGATCGACCGGCTGGAAAAGGCGGGGCTGGTGGAGCGCCGGCCCGATCCGGCAGACCGCCGCGCCTGGCGCTTGTTCCTGACCGATGCGGCCGCGCCGTTGCTCGATGACCTGGCCCTGTTCGCGCAAGGCGTGTTCGCCGAAGCGCTGACGGGCTTTTCGCAGGATGAACAGGACATGCTGGTGCGCTTGCTCGAACGTGTTCGGGCCAACCTCGCGGAGGATAGCGCCCCGGCTGCAAGGGTGAGCCATGGCTGA
- a CDS encoding HlyD family secretion protein: protein MAEADPFPGKPGESDAESRQEAMASAARHTARTRLKRVRIVLLTVVPALIVAAGLWYWFGNTGSVETDNAYVKQDVVSIAGEVTGLITSVRVRDNQDVKAGDVLFTIDTSPYEVAIRQADAQIATAQAHVTALQADVGANAADLGAARDDLALAQANYNRAKALMDRGFNTRANMDAAEHAVATARDKLVAIEAEVAKARAQLADGAQVPGVNPAIAAAQASHAKAALDLRRTVVRAPADGRITQVSRLQIGQMVFPGVPMLSLVRADGARVEANFKETDLDRMRPGQPAEIRLDAYPKLRLKGHVDSIGAGTGSEFSVLPAQNATGNWVKVIQRVPVRIAIDERSPRPLIAGLSAVVSVNVGKR from the coding sequence ATGGCTGAAGCCGATCCCTTTCCGGGCAAGCCCGGCGAAAGCGACGCGGAATCGCGGCAGGAAGCGATGGCGTCCGCCGCCCGCCATACCGCGCGGACGCGCCTGAAGCGCGTGCGGATCGTGCTGCTGACCGTGGTGCCGGCGCTGATCGTGGCCGCGGGCCTGTGGTACTGGTTCGGCAATACCGGCTCCGTCGAGACCGACAATGCCTACGTCAAGCAGGACGTCGTTTCGATCGCGGGGGAAGTGACCGGCCTTATCACCTCGGTCCGCGTCCGCGACAACCAGGACGTGAAGGCGGGCGACGTGCTCTTCACCATCGATACCTCGCCCTACGAGGTCGCGATCCGGCAGGCGGACGCGCAGATCGCTACGGCGCAGGCGCACGTTACCGCGCTGCAGGCCGACGTTGGCGCCAACGCTGCCGATCTGGGTGCGGCGCGCGACGACCTGGCGCTGGCGCAGGCGAACTACAATCGCGCCAAGGCGCTGATGGACCGTGGTTTCAACACGCGCGCCAACATGGACGCGGCGGAGCACGCCGTTGCCACCGCGCGGGACAAGCTGGTCGCGATCGAGGCCGAAGTCGCCAAGGCGCGCGCGCAACTGGCGGATGGCGCGCAGGTGCCGGGCGTCAACCCGGCGATCGCCGCCGCTCAGGCATCGCACGCCAAGGCCGCGCTCGATCTGCGGCGCACGGTGGTCCGCGCGCCCGCCGACGGCCGGATCACGCAGGTTTCGCGCTTGCAGATCGGGCAGATGGTGTTCCCCGGTGTGCCGATGCTCAGCCTGGTGCGGGCCGACGGCGCGCGCGTCGAGGCCAATTTCAAGGAAACCGACCTCGATCGCATGCGTCCGGGCCAGCCGGCGGAAATCCGGCTGGATGCCTATCCCAAGCTGCGGCTGAAGGGCCATGTCGACAGCATCGGCGCGGGCACCGGGTCGGAGTTCTCGGTCCTGCCCGCGCAGAACGCCACCGGCAACTGGGTCAAGGTGATCCAGCGCGTGCCGGTGCGCATCGCCATCGATGAAAGATCGCCCCGGCCGCTCATCGCCGGATTGAGCGCGGTGGTGTCGGTCAACGTCGGCAAGCGCTGA